A region of Pleionea litopenaei DNA encodes the following proteins:
- a CDS encoding RiPP maturation radical SAM C-methyltransferase, with translation MKDKQELNLSSKVVLVNMPIVTSQTPSLGLSVLKSELDARGIGCSVRYFNIDYAERVGLDILLDLEQLPTAQLVGDWIFSENLWGKDSSRDQEYIEQVLKDRANEHPHHDNRCVSDDVLSGIWYCRSVVDEFIDHCVDAVDWSQVKVVGFTSMFQQHMASLALARRLKADFPHLIIAFGGANCASDMGRVMMEKFDFVDAVCLGMGEHVFSDFVTALLSNKTPYNDKNFLIRGSIPSLPQIAVKPENMNNIPFPNFDDFFEQRVDQSSLSDEHLSMMVETSRGCWWGQKHHCTFCGLNNETMNYRFKSAERAMEEFVYLTKKYGDYTKTIAVVDNIIPMDYLRTFLPKLRDSSLSLDIFYETKANLRKEHLKLYRDAGLNIIQPGIESFSNRLLKMMKKGITGLQNVQFLKWCREFGVRPVWNYLAGFPGEVANDHYQQLEWFPLLSHFTPPDVSWIRIDRFSPYHSNPSQYGIKSLRPFSAFKFLYPEFTDEERARVAYYFIGDYEVAHDMFSYSEKVNRAVHQWQDAFEYSALFYFDDEDTLTIVDDRDCAVKEQIKLTGVDRWLYLECDQIRSISKLKSKVLERYPEAVNSIEERLQRLLDLKVMLVDDDKYLSLAVSIEHEYFPPQHTWDKVASNFSPAL, from the coding sequence ATGAAGGATAAGCAAGAACTTAATTTGTCATCGAAGGTAGTATTGGTGAATATGCCAATCGTTACCTCACAAACACCTTCGCTTGGTTTGAGTGTTTTAAAGTCTGAGTTGGATGCTAGAGGCATAGGGTGTTCGGTTCGATACTTTAATATTGATTATGCTGAAAGAGTGGGTCTCGATATTTTGCTTGATTTAGAACAGCTTCCAACGGCTCAGTTAGTTGGAGACTGGATTTTTAGCGAGAACCTTTGGGGTAAGGATAGCTCGCGAGATCAGGAATACATAGAGCAGGTCTTAAAAGACCGCGCCAATGAACATCCGCATCATGATAATCGTTGCGTGTCTGACGATGTTTTATCGGGTATTTGGTATTGTCGTTCGGTCGTTGATGAATTTATTGATCATTGCGTCGATGCTGTCGACTGGAGTCAAGTTAAGGTCGTTGGCTTTACCAGTATGTTCCAGCAGCATATGGCGTCTTTGGCATTGGCAAGAAGACTTAAAGCAGACTTTCCTCACTTAATTATTGCGTTTGGCGGTGCCAACTGTGCTTCAGATATGGGGCGAGTGATGATGGAGAAGTTTGACTTTGTTGATGCTGTTTGTCTCGGTATGGGTGAACATGTTTTTAGTGATTTTGTAACGGCTCTGCTTTCTAACAAAACGCCGTACAATGATAAAAACTTTCTTATTCGTGGGTCTATTCCATCACTCCCGCAAATCGCGGTTAAACCGGAAAACATGAACAACATTCCTTTTCCAAATTTTGATGACTTTTTTGAGCAGCGTGTCGATCAGTCATCATTATCAGACGAACATCTAAGTATGATGGTTGAAACTTCGAGAGGTTGTTGGTGGGGACAAAAGCACCACTGTACCTTCTGTGGGTTGAACAACGAAACCATGAATTATCGCTTTAAAAGTGCTGAGAGAGCGATGGAGGAGTTCGTTTATCTAACTAAGAAATATGGCGATTACACCAAAACCATTGCCGTTGTGGATAACATTATACCGATGGACTATTTACGGACGTTTCTTCCTAAGCTTAGAGATAGCTCTCTTAGCCTAGATATATTTTACGAAACGAAAGCTAACTTACGTAAAGAGCACTTAAAGCTATACCGAGATGCAGGTTTAAATATTATACAACCGGGAATTGAGAGCTTTAGTAATCGTTTATTAAAAATGATGAAGAAAGGTATTACGGGTCTTCAGAATGTGCAGTTTCTAAAATGGTGTCGTGAGTTTGGGGTTCGACCTGTTTGGAACTATCTTGCTGGCTTTCCTGGCGAAGTCGCGAATGATCATTATCAGCAGTTGGAGTGGTTTCCGTTACTCAGTCATTTCACCCCGCCAGATGTCAGCTGGATTCGAATCGATCGTTTTAGCCCGTACCACTCAAACCCTTCTCAATATGGCATTAAAAGTTTAAGGCCGTTTAGCGCGTTTAAATTTTTATATCCTGAATTCACAGATGAGGAACGTGCTCGCGTTGCCTATTACTTTATCGGTGACTACGAAGTCGCTCATGATATGTTTTCATATTCAGAAAAAGTAAATCGAGCGGTTCATCAATGGCAAGATGCGTTTGAGTACTCCGCATTATTTTATTTTGATGACGAAGACACGCTAACGATTGTCGACGATCGCGATTGCGCGGTTAAAGAACAAATTAAATTGACCGGTGTCGACCGTTGGTTGTATCTGGAGTGTGATCAAATTAGAAGTATTAGCAAGCTAAAGAGTAAAGTCCTTGAGCGCTATCCTGAGGCCGTTAATTCAATTGAAGAGCGGTTGCAAAGGTTATTGGATCTAAAAGTTATGTTAGTGGATGACGATAAATACTTGTCTTTAGCGGTGTCTATAGAGCATGAGTATTTTCCGCCTCAGCATACTTGGGATAAAGTGGCGTCTAATTTTTCGCCCGCTTTGTAA